A single genomic interval of Prunus dulcis chromosome 5, ALMONDv2, whole genome shotgun sequence harbors:
- the LOC117627501 gene encoding uncharacterized protein LOC117627501 isoform X2: protein MDGFSLTLTSNATSFFPTSTRIPLLSSRTSRRLKTQIFPPKNTKFIVFSSKEEPRLDPLDQMEMKFGRLIGEDPKLTLAKILGRKANPEATYMEIEKSFYKNKGKLIEIKEVPFDGSKEVPTTQEKKVPFDGPRKVQSSTSLDGLNLVRPVPKKGVKFEVDYKPRVSEIKNLRRPVAKPVERTKSSVPNVILRKPTSYYEDDDEDMSSRLRIKPNLSVKMRNEQPKEMFSDMTLLRKPQAASVDKSSENKKEQSSDVDRNVIGDAELEEWREEENDEVSGFTLLEKPIAIGVETKSENDNEQLENQESSATDNVQDNNGLKDLYGSTATSEGTRNSLEESKDDSLIGLQQYEQSTMESNEEVSAVSELSDTNLPVSNVELSIDTALQGKPKRFDLPVKEASVKEAESNLVESGNLLSTSPIEGHEDADWVMAENLVKRGDRGDVELISASTRGFVVSFRSLIGFLPYRNLASKWKFLAFESWLRQKGLDPSLYRRNLGIIGSYDIVDKNALLNPSLDPNVVIKNDGEVSPDMKLEELLMIYDQEKIKFLSSFVGQKIKVNVVLANRKFGKLVFSVRPKEKEELVERKRSLMAKLQVGDVVKCCIKKITYFGIFVEVEGVPALIHQTEISWDATVDPSSYFKVGQILEAKVYQLDFSLERIFLSLKEIMPDPLMEALESVVGDRDSVDGRLEAAQADTEWVDVESLIKELQQTEGIQSVLKGRFFLSPGLAPIFQVYMASMFENQYKLLARSENKVQEVIVQTSLDKEEMKSVILTCTSRVG from the exons ATGGACGGCTTCTCTCTCACCCTCACCTCCAACGCCACCTCTTTCTTTCCTACTTCAACTAGAATTCCTTTACTTTCATCCAGAACATCAAGAAGactaaaaacccaaattttcccGCCGAAGAATACTAAATTCATTGTTTTCAGTTCCAAAGAAGAGCCGAGGCTAGACCCACTGGACCAAATGGAGATGAAATTCGGTCGCTTGATCGGCGAGGACCCCAAACTTACTTTAGCCAAG ATATTGGGTAGAAAAGCAAACCCAGAAGCTACTTATATGGAAATTGAGAAAAGTTTTTACAAGAACAAGGGTAAATTGATTGAGATAAAGGAGGTACCTTTTGATGGGTCTAAGGAAGTTCCAACCACCCAAGAAAAGAAGGTACCTTTTGATGGGCCCAGGAAAGTTCAGTCATCTACTTCCTTGGATGGTTTGAACTTGGTTCGACCGGTGCCAAAGAAAGGAGTCAAATTTGAAGTGGATTATAAGCCAAGAGTGTCCGAGATTAAGAACCTGAGACGCCCAGTTGCCAAGCCTGTGGAACGTACTAAAAGTAGTGTTCCTAATGTTATTTTGAGAAAGCCAACTTCGTATTATGAGGATGACGATGAAGATATGTCGTCGAGGTTGAGAATAAAACCGAATTTATCGGTGAAGATGAGAAATGAGCAACCAAAGGAGATGTTTAGTGATATGACATTGTTGAGAAAGCCCCAAGCGGCGAGTGTTGATAAAAgtagtgaaaataaaaaagagcaATCTAGTGATGTAGACAGGAATGTCATTGGTGATGCAGAATTGGAAGagtggagagaagaagaaaatgatgaagtTAGTGGTTTTACTCTATTAGAAAAGCCCATAGCAATCGGCGTCGAAACAAAGAGTGAAAATGATAATGAGCAACTTGAGAATCAAGAATCCAGTGCCACTGATAATGTTCAAGATAATAATGGATTGAAGGATTTGTATGGATCTACTGCAACTAGCGAAGGAACAAGAAACAGTCTTGAAGAATCCAAGGATGACTCCCTTATAG GATTACAGCAATATGAGCAGAGCACTATGGAGTCCAATGAAGAGGTATCTGCTGTGAGTGAACTGTCCGATACAAACTTACCTGTTTCTAATGTTGAGTTGTCTATAGACACTGCACTacaaggaaaaccaaaaag ATTTGACCTACCTGTGAAAGAAGCATCTGTTAAAGAAGCAGAAAGTAATCTTGTTGAGTCTGGGAATCTCCTTTCTACATCACCCATTGAG GGACATGAAGATGCTGATTGGGTTATGGCTGAAAATCTGGTTAAGAGAGGAGATAGGGGAGATGTAGAACTGATAAGTGCTAGCACCAGAGGTTTTGTT GTATCTTTTCGCTCTTTAATAGGATTTCTGCCATACCGTAATCTTGCTTCCAAGTGGAAGTTCTTAGCTTTTGAGTCATGGTTGAGACAAAAGGGCTTAGACCCATCATTGTACAGGCGAAATTTGGGGATCATTGGAAGTTATGATATTGTGGACAAGAATGCTCTTCTTAATCCAAGCCTGGATCCTAATGTAGTTATAAAAAACGACGGAGAAGTTTCACCAGATATGAAATTGGAAGAACTTCTTATGATTTATGACCAggagaaaatcaaattcttgtCATCATTTGTTGGCCAG aaaataaaagtaaatgtggtGTTGGCCAACAGAAAGTTTGGGAAGCTTGTATTTTCAGTGAGGccgaaagagaaggaagagttggttgagagaaaaagaagtcTCATG gccaaacttcaagtcgggGATGTCGTGAAATGCTGCATCAAGAAAATTActtattttggtatttttgttGAG GTTGAAGGAGTGCCTGCATTAATCCATCAGACAGAAATATCTTGGGATGCCACTGTGGATCCTTCTTCATACTTCAAAGTTGGTCAG ATTTTGGAGGCAAAAGTTTACCAACTGGATTTTTCACTTGAACGCATCTTTTTATCATTAAAGGAGATTATG CCAGATCCATTGATGGAGGCCTTGGAGTCTGTGGTTGGTGATCGTGATAGCGTGGATGGGAGATTAGAAGCAGCACAAGCAGATACTgag TGGGTTGATGTAGAATCTCTTATAAAAGAGCTGCAGCAAACTGAAGGAATCCAGTCTGTATTAAAAGGTCGTTTTTTCTTGAGCCCGGGCTTAGCTCCAATATTTCAG GTTTATATGGCATCCATGTTTGAGAATCAGTACAAGTTACTTGCTCGATCTGAAAATAAAGTACAGGAG GTTATAGTTCAAACATCACTGGACAAGGAAGAGATGAAGTCTGTGATTCTAACATGTACCAGCAGAGTAGGCTAG
- the LOC117627501 gene encoding uncharacterized protein LOC117627501 isoform X1: MDGFSLTLTSNATSFFPTSTRIPLLSSRTSRRLKTQIFPPKNTKFIVFSSKEEPRLDPLDQMEMKFGRLIGEDPKLTLAKILGRKANPEATYMEIEKSFYKNKGKLIEIKEVPFDGSKEVPTTQEKKVPFDGPRKVQSSTSLDGLNLVRPVPKKGVKFEVDYKPRVSEIKNLRRPVAKPVERTKSSVPNVILRKPTSYYEDDDEDMSSRLRIKPNLSVKMRNEQPKEMFSDMTLLRKPQAASVDKSSENKKEQSSDVDRNVIGDAELEEWREEENDEVSGFTLLEKPIAIGVETKSENDNEQLENQESSATDNVQDNNGLKDLYGSTATSEGTRNSLEESKDDSLIGLQQYEQSTMESNEEVSAVSELSDTNLPVSNVELSIDTALQGKPKRFDLPVKEASVKEAESNLVESGNLLSTSPIEGHEDADWVMAENLVKRGDRGDVELISASTRGFVVSFRSLIGFLPYRNLASKWKFLAFESWLRQKGLDPSLYRRNLGIIGSYDIVDKNALLNPSLDPNVVIKNDGEVSPDMKLEELLMIYDQEKIKFLSSFVGQKIKVNVVLANRKFGKLVFSVRPKEKEELVERKRSLMAKLQVGDVVKCCIKKITYFGIFVEVEGVPALIHQTEISWDATVDPSSYFKVGQILEAKVYQLDFSLERIFLSLKEIMPDPLMEALESVVGDRDSVDGRLEAAQADTEWVDVESLIKELQQTEGIQSVLKGRFFLSPGLAPIFQVYMASMFENQYKLLARSENKVQEVGFASFIDNPRELDHDTLVLPNLKISCF; encoded by the exons ATGGACGGCTTCTCTCTCACCCTCACCTCCAACGCCACCTCTTTCTTTCCTACTTCAACTAGAATTCCTTTACTTTCATCCAGAACATCAAGAAGactaaaaacccaaattttcccGCCGAAGAATACTAAATTCATTGTTTTCAGTTCCAAAGAAGAGCCGAGGCTAGACCCACTGGACCAAATGGAGATGAAATTCGGTCGCTTGATCGGCGAGGACCCCAAACTTACTTTAGCCAAG ATATTGGGTAGAAAAGCAAACCCAGAAGCTACTTATATGGAAATTGAGAAAAGTTTTTACAAGAACAAGGGTAAATTGATTGAGATAAAGGAGGTACCTTTTGATGGGTCTAAGGAAGTTCCAACCACCCAAGAAAAGAAGGTACCTTTTGATGGGCCCAGGAAAGTTCAGTCATCTACTTCCTTGGATGGTTTGAACTTGGTTCGACCGGTGCCAAAGAAAGGAGTCAAATTTGAAGTGGATTATAAGCCAAGAGTGTCCGAGATTAAGAACCTGAGACGCCCAGTTGCCAAGCCTGTGGAACGTACTAAAAGTAGTGTTCCTAATGTTATTTTGAGAAAGCCAACTTCGTATTATGAGGATGACGATGAAGATATGTCGTCGAGGTTGAGAATAAAACCGAATTTATCGGTGAAGATGAGAAATGAGCAACCAAAGGAGATGTTTAGTGATATGACATTGTTGAGAAAGCCCCAAGCGGCGAGTGTTGATAAAAgtagtgaaaataaaaaagagcaATCTAGTGATGTAGACAGGAATGTCATTGGTGATGCAGAATTGGAAGagtggagagaagaagaaaatgatgaagtTAGTGGTTTTACTCTATTAGAAAAGCCCATAGCAATCGGCGTCGAAACAAAGAGTGAAAATGATAATGAGCAACTTGAGAATCAAGAATCCAGTGCCACTGATAATGTTCAAGATAATAATGGATTGAAGGATTTGTATGGATCTACTGCAACTAGCGAAGGAACAAGAAACAGTCTTGAAGAATCCAAGGATGACTCCCTTATAG GATTACAGCAATATGAGCAGAGCACTATGGAGTCCAATGAAGAGGTATCTGCTGTGAGTGAACTGTCCGATACAAACTTACCTGTTTCTAATGTTGAGTTGTCTATAGACACTGCACTacaaggaaaaccaaaaag ATTTGACCTACCTGTGAAAGAAGCATCTGTTAAAGAAGCAGAAAGTAATCTTGTTGAGTCTGGGAATCTCCTTTCTACATCACCCATTGAG GGACATGAAGATGCTGATTGGGTTATGGCTGAAAATCTGGTTAAGAGAGGAGATAGGGGAGATGTAGAACTGATAAGTGCTAGCACCAGAGGTTTTGTT GTATCTTTTCGCTCTTTAATAGGATTTCTGCCATACCGTAATCTTGCTTCCAAGTGGAAGTTCTTAGCTTTTGAGTCATGGTTGAGACAAAAGGGCTTAGACCCATCATTGTACAGGCGAAATTTGGGGATCATTGGAAGTTATGATATTGTGGACAAGAATGCTCTTCTTAATCCAAGCCTGGATCCTAATGTAGTTATAAAAAACGACGGAGAAGTTTCACCAGATATGAAATTGGAAGAACTTCTTATGATTTATGACCAggagaaaatcaaattcttgtCATCATTTGTTGGCCAG aaaataaaagtaaatgtggtGTTGGCCAACAGAAAGTTTGGGAAGCTTGTATTTTCAGTGAGGccgaaagagaaggaagagttggttgagagaaaaagaagtcTCATG gccaaacttcaagtcgggGATGTCGTGAAATGCTGCATCAAGAAAATTActtattttggtatttttgttGAG GTTGAAGGAGTGCCTGCATTAATCCATCAGACAGAAATATCTTGGGATGCCACTGTGGATCCTTCTTCATACTTCAAAGTTGGTCAG ATTTTGGAGGCAAAAGTTTACCAACTGGATTTTTCACTTGAACGCATCTTTTTATCATTAAAGGAGATTATG CCAGATCCATTGATGGAGGCCTTGGAGTCTGTGGTTGGTGATCGTGATAGCGTGGATGGGAGATTAGAAGCAGCACAAGCAGATACTgag TGGGTTGATGTAGAATCTCTTATAAAAGAGCTGCAGCAAACTGAAGGAATCCAGTCTGTATTAAAAGGTCGTTTTTTCTTGAGCCCGGGCTTAGCTCCAATATTTCAG GTTTATATGGCATCCATGTTTGAGAATCAGTACAAGTTACTTGCTCGATCTGAAAATAAAGTACAGGAGGTAGGTTTTGCCAGTTTTATTGACAATCCAAGAGAACTAGATCACGATACTCTGGTGTTGCCGAATTTGAAAATCTCATGCTTTTGA